From a region of the Burkholderia lata genome:
- a CDS encoding amino acid permease, with product MHSDARPDSPRPSGSPPAKPTLHRALQARHLRMIAIGGSIGTGLFVASGASISQAGPGGAMLAYMVIGLMVYFLMTSLGEMAAFMPVSGSFATYGAKFVDEGFGFALGWNYWYSWAVTLAVELVAGQLVMNYWFPHVPGVWWSALFLTLIFALNALSVRGFGEAEYWFALIKVLTVLAFVGVGLLMIFGIMQGGPSAGWGNFTIGDAPFAGGWATMLGVAMIAGFSFQGTEMIGVAAGESENPRTTIPRAVSQIFWRILLFYVFAIFVIGVLIPYTDPSLLKSDVTDIGVSPFTLVFRHAGLAFAAGVMNAVILTAVLSAGNSGMYASTRMLYNLAVEGRAPKIFAKLSRGGVPRNALYATTAVGALCFLTSLYGDKTVYLWLLNTSGMAGFITWLGIAVSHYRFRKGFLKQGYRLDQLPYRSKWFPFGPLFAFALCAVVALGQDYQAFFSDKIDWVAVAATYIGLPFFLAIWLGYALVRKCRLVRYEDMEIAPWIERNATPEPAPQAETGYAGYVARPANPTPGA from the coding sequence ATGCATTCAGATGCCCGCCCCGATTCACCCCGTCCGTCCGGCTCGCCGCCCGCGAAGCCGACCCTTCACCGTGCACTGCAGGCACGCCATCTGCGAATGATCGCGATCGGCGGTTCGATCGGCACGGGCCTGTTCGTCGCGTCCGGCGCGTCGATCTCGCAGGCCGGCCCCGGCGGCGCGATGCTCGCGTACATGGTGATCGGCCTGATGGTCTATTTCCTGATGACGAGCCTGGGCGAAATGGCCGCGTTCATGCCGGTGTCGGGTTCATTCGCGACCTACGGCGCGAAGTTCGTCGACGAAGGCTTCGGCTTCGCGCTCGGCTGGAACTACTGGTACAGCTGGGCCGTGACATTGGCTGTGGAGCTCGTCGCCGGGCAGCTCGTGATGAACTACTGGTTCCCGCATGTGCCCGGCGTCTGGTGGAGCGCGCTGTTCCTCACGCTGATCTTCGCGCTCAACGCGCTGTCGGTACGCGGTTTTGGCGAAGCCGAATACTGGTTCGCGCTGATCAAGGTGCTGACGGTGCTCGCGTTCGTCGGCGTCGGCCTGCTGATGATCTTCGGGATCATGCAGGGCGGCCCGAGCGCGGGCTGGGGCAACTTCACGATCGGCGACGCGCCGTTCGCCGGCGGCTGGGCGACGATGCTCGGCGTCGCGATGATCGCGGGATTCTCGTTCCAAGGCACCGAAATGATCGGTGTCGCGGCCGGCGAATCGGAAAACCCGCGCACGACGATCCCGCGCGCGGTGAGCCAGATCTTCTGGCGCATCCTGCTGTTCTACGTGTTCGCGATCTTCGTGATCGGCGTGCTGATTCCCTATACCGATCCGAGCCTGCTGAAGAGCGACGTGACCGACATCGGCGTGAGCCCGTTCACGCTCGTGTTCCGCCACGCGGGCCTCGCATTCGCGGCCGGCGTGATGAACGCGGTGATCCTGACGGCCGTGCTGTCGGCCGGCAACTCGGGCATGTACGCGTCCACGCGGATGCTCTACAACCTCGCGGTCGAAGGCCGTGCGCCGAAGATCTTCGCGAAGCTGTCGCGCGGCGGCGTGCCGCGCAATGCGCTGTATGCGACGACGGCCGTCGGCGCGCTGTGTTTCCTCACGTCGCTGTACGGCGACAAGACCGTGTACCTGTGGCTGCTGAACACGTCGGGAATGGCCGGCTTCATCACGTGGCTCGGCATCGCGGTCAGCCACTACCGCTTCCGCAAGGGCTTCCTGAAGCAGGGCTACCGGCTCGACCAGCTGCCGTACCGGTCGAAGTGGTTCCCGTTCGGCCCGCTGTTCGCGTTCGCGCTGTGCGCGGTCGTCGCGCTCGGCCAGGATTACCAGGCGTTCTTCTCCGACAAGATCGACTGGGTCGCCGTCGCCGCGACCTACATCGGCCTGCCGTTCTTCCTCGCGATCTGGCTCGGCTACGCGCTCGTGCGCAAATGCCGCCTCGTGCGCTACGAAGACATGGAGATCGCGCCGTGGATCGAACGCAACGCGACGCCCGAACCCGCCC
- a CDS encoding L-piperidine-6-carboxylate dehydrogenase: MQFNDILAALDIDLAQWKGNALTARSPLDGATLAKLAVDTPADAERKIDAAHDAFLKWRTVPAPVRGELVRVFGNVLREHKAELGALVTLEAGKITSEGLGEVQEMIDICDFAVGLSRQLYGLTIASERPGHRMMETWHPIGVCGVISAFNFPVAVWAWNAALAFVCGDSVVWKPSEKTPLTAIACHVLLQKAIREFDKTHPGVAPAELSQLVLGMRDVGEVLTASKKVPVVSATGSVRMGQEVAKVLSQRLARGILELGGNNGMIVAPSADLDLVVRAVTFAAVGTAGQRCTTLRRLIVHRSLVEQLLPRIEKAYTSVKVGNPLEEGTLVGPLVDRASFDAMQKALGDAREQGGEVKGGERVDVGHADAYYVRPALVRMPKQSAVVERETFAPILYVMVYDNFDDAIELHNAVPQGLSSAIFTNDMREAEQFMSAAGSDCGIVNVNIGTSGAEIGGAFGGEKETGGGRESGSDAWKAYMRRATNTINYSRQLPLAQGVKFDV, from the coding sequence ATGCAATTCAACGACATTCTTGCCGCGCTCGATATCGATCTCGCCCAGTGGAAAGGCAATGCGCTGACCGCGCGTTCGCCGCTCGACGGCGCGACGCTCGCGAAGCTGGCCGTCGACACGCCCGCCGACGCCGAGCGCAAGATCGACGCCGCGCACGACGCATTCCTCAAGTGGCGCACGGTGCCGGCGCCGGTGCGCGGCGAACTCGTGCGGGTGTTCGGCAACGTGCTGCGTGAGCACAAGGCCGAGCTCGGCGCCCTCGTCACGCTCGAAGCCGGCAAGATCACGTCGGAAGGCCTCGGCGAAGTGCAGGAAATGATCGACATCTGCGATTTCGCGGTCGGTCTGTCGCGCCAGCTTTACGGCCTGACGATCGCCTCCGAGCGCCCGGGCCACCGGATGATGGAAACGTGGCACCCGATCGGCGTGTGCGGCGTGATCTCGGCGTTCAACTTCCCGGTCGCCGTGTGGGCATGGAACGCGGCGCTCGCATTCGTGTGCGGCGATTCGGTCGTGTGGAAGCCGTCCGAGAAGACGCCGCTCACCGCGATCGCGTGCCACGTGCTGCTGCAGAAGGCGATCCGCGAATTCGACAAGACCCACCCGGGCGTCGCGCCGGCGGAACTGAGCCAGCTGGTGCTTGGCATGCGCGATGTCGGCGAGGTGCTGACGGCATCGAAGAAGGTGCCGGTCGTCAGCGCGACGGGCAGCGTGCGGATGGGCCAGGAAGTCGCGAAGGTGCTGAGCCAGCGTCTCGCGCGCGGCATTCTCGAACTCGGCGGCAACAACGGGATGATCGTTGCACCGAGCGCCGATCTGGACCTCGTGGTGCGTGCGGTCACGTTCGCGGCGGTCGGCACGGCCGGCCAGCGCTGCACGACGCTGCGCCGCCTGATCGTGCATCGCAGCCTGGTCGAACAGCTGCTGCCGCGCATCGAGAAGGCCTACACGTCGGTGAAGGTCGGCAACCCGCTTGAAGAAGGCACGCTGGTCGGTCCGCTGGTCGATCGCGCGTCGTTCGACGCGATGCAGAAGGCGCTGGGCGATGCACGCGAGCAGGGCGGCGAGGTGAAGGGCGGCGAGCGCGTCGACGTCGGTCACGCGGATGCGTACTACGTGCGTCCGGCCCTCGTGCGGATGCCGAAGCAATCGGCGGTGGTCGAGCGCGAAACGTTCGCACCGATCCTGTACGTGATGGTCTACGACAACTTCGACGACGCGATCGAACTGCACAACGCGGTGCCGCAAGGCCTGTCGTCGGCGATCTTCACGAACGACATGCGCGAGGCCGAGCAGTTCATGTCGGCAGCGGGCAGCGACTGCGGGATCGTCAACGTGAACATCGGCACGAGCGGCGCGGAGATCGGCGGCGCGTTCGGCGGCGAGAAGGAAACGGGCGGCGGCCGCGAGTCGGGTTCGGATGCGTGGAAGGCTTACATGCGCCGCGCGACGAACACGATCAACTACAGCCGTCAGCTGCCGCTGGCGCAGGGCGTGAAGTTCGACGTTTGA
- a CDS encoding DUF3772 domain-containing protein has product MFIQRLSTYVRRIALIALLQFAAIATASAFPAAASAPNASGVGAPVPAISLNDAVAQLKQMQAELDRIKQQTSTASNSKELDGLSDSTQELSTDVEKLQSDLVPQRTQIQGQLDVLGPPPAEGAAPETPAVAKQRATLNARKTQLDAALKQAADQKTSLTNLNEQFAKLHRGLLKNQLAFRSGGIFSAQFWLPLFHLSPDDAQRLGDFDEEMLDMLRSSWVPGQKTITVLLLVAAFAAWMGGRRLIERGLAWLCVNRLPATRLRRSALALSTALSTLLATAIAVQILYLAVARHYDLTPALNDLWDQFAKLAATCALIAGLGRALLCTKHPSWRLPALADPVALAMKPFPGILAALLLVSGTLESINRIVDTSLSVTLFGRGIVSLVVAVTVGASLLRSNRARSALAAAGEAPEQRSTLAGLIHAAVTLAIVAALIALLIGYITVARFITYELVWFEIVLGATYILIQLTRDASESLFSSSLTTGQQIKHLFALEDRHLDQARTVLSGFGTSLLMLIAAIALLTGGFGTTPGDLMDSAVAMIGSQRLQSLNIMPDRIMNAVIGFAIGFYLLRSLRRWLDSEFMPALGMDTGMRVSLITLFTNVGYVLLVLMTLGLLGVRWNNLAWIVSALSVGIGFGLQEIVKNFVSGLILLTERPVKVGDMISIAGVEGDIRRINVRATEIQLSDRSTVIVPNSQLISQNLRNVTMGNSTQGVATLVLTFPLNTDPEQVRDLLLEAYRSHEAILEKPAPSVTFSQLTPDGITLSVTGYVSSPRIAGSTKSDLLFEILKQLRAAGITLSSPQMLVVQNMPAAGDA; this is encoded by the coding sequence ATGTTCATACAACGACTATCCACCTACGTGCGCCGGATCGCACTGATCGCGCTGCTGCAGTTCGCGGCGATCGCGACCGCGTCCGCGTTTCCGGCGGCCGCCTCGGCCCCGAACGCGAGCGGCGTCGGCGCGCCCGTCCCGGCCATCTCGCTGAACGACGCCGTCGCGCAGCTCAAGCAGATGCAGGCCGAACTGGACCGCATCAAGCAGCAGACCTCGACCGCGTCCAACAGCAAGGAGCTGGACGGGCTCAGCGACTCGACGCAGGAACTGAGCACCGATGTCGAGAAGCTGCAGAGCGATCTCGTTCCGCAGCGTACGCAGATCCAGGGGCAACTCGACGTGCTCGGCCCCCCGCCTGCCGAAGGCGCCGCGCCGGAAACGCCGGCCGTTGCGAAGCAACGGGCCACGCTGAACGCACGCAAGACCCAGCTCGATGCAGCGCTGAAGCAGGCCGCCGACCAGAAGACCAGCCTCACGAACCTGAACGAGCAGTTCGCGAAGCTGCATCGCGGCCTGCTGAAGAACCAGCTCGCGTTCCGTTCGGGCGGCATTTTCAGCGCGCAGTTCTGGCTGCCGCTGTTCCATCTTTCGCCGGACGACGCCCAGCGGCTCGGGGACTTCGACGAAGAAATGCTCGACATGCTGCGCTCGTCGTGGGTGCCCGGACAAAAGACGATCACCGTGCTGCTGCTGGTTGCCGCATTCGCGGCATGGATGGGCGGCCGCCGGCTCATCGAGCGCGGGCTCGCGTGGCTCTGCGTGAACCGCCTGCCGGCCACCCGTTTGCGCCGCAGCGCACTGGCGTTGTCGACCGCGCTGTCGACGCTGCTGGCAACCGCCATTGCCGTGCAGATCCTGTACCTCGCCGTCGCGCGCCATTACGACCTCACGCCGGCGCTGAACGACCTGTGGGACCAGTTCGCGAAGCTTGCCGCAACCTGCGCACTGATCGCCGGCCTCGGCCGTGCGCTGCTCTGCACGAAGCATCCGTCGTGGCGCCTGCCCGCGCTCGCCGATCCCGTCGCGCTCGCGATGAAGCCGTTCCCCGGCATCCTGGCCGCGCTGCTGCTGGTGTCCGGCACGCTCGAATCGATCAACCGGATCGTCGACACCAGCCTGTCGGTCACGCTGTTCGGCCGCGGGATCGTGTCGCTCGTCGTCGCGGTGACGGTCGGCGCATCGCTGCTGCGCTCGAACCGCGCGCGCAGCGCGCTCGCGGCCGCCGGCGAAGCGCCCGAGCAGCGCTCAACGCTCGCCGGGCTGATCCATGCGGCCGTCACGCTGGCCATCGTCGCGGCCCTGATCGCGCTCCTGATCGGCTACATCACGGTCGCGCGCTTCATCACCTACGAGCTCGTGTGGTTCGAGATCGTGCTGGGCGCCACCTACATCCTGATCCAGTTGACGCGCGACGCGAGCGAAAGCCTGTTCTCGTCGAGCCTGACGACGGGCCAGCAGATCAAGCACCTGTTCGCGCTCGAGGATCGTCACCTCGACCAGGCTCGCACGGTCCTGTCCGGTTTCGGCACGAGCCTGCTGATGCTGATCGCGGCCATCGCGCTGCTGACGGGCGGCTTCGGCACGACGCCGGGCGACCTGATGGACAGTGCCGTCGCGATGATCGGCAGCCAGCGGCTGCAGAGCCTGAACATCATGCCCGACCGGATCATGAACGCCGTGATCGGGTTCGCGATCGGCTTCTACCTGCTGCGCTCGCTGCGCCGCTGGCTCGACAGCGAGTTCATGCCCGCGCTCGGCATGGATACCGGGATGCGCGTGTCGCTGATCACGCTGTTCACCAACGTCGGCTACGTGCTGCTCGTGCTGATGACGCTCGGGCTGCTCGGCGTCAGGTGGAACAACCTCGCGTGGATCGTCAGTGCGCTGTCGGTGGGTATCGGTTTCGGCCTGCAGGAGATCGTGAAGAACTTCGTGTCGGGGCTGATCCTGCTGACCGAGCGCCCGGTGAAGGTGGGCGACATGATCAGCATCGCGGGCGTCGAAGGCGACATCCGCCGCATCAACGTGCGTGCGACCGAGATCCAGCTCAGCGACCGCTCGACCGTGATCGTGCCGAACTCGCAACTGATCTCGCAGAACCTGCGCAACGTGACGATGGGCAACAGCACGCAAGGCGTCGCGACGCTGGTGCTGACGTTCCCGCTGAACACGGATCCCGAGCAGGTGCGCGACCTGCTGCTCGAAGCGTATCGCTCGCATGAGGCGATTCTCGAGAAGCCGGCGCCGTCGGTGACGTTCAGCCAGCTGACGCCGGATGGCATCACGCTGAGCGTGACGGGTTACGTGTCGAGCCCGCGGATCGCCGGTTCGACGAAGAGTGATTTGCTGTTCGAGATCCTGAAGCAGCTGCGCGCTGCGGGGATCACGCTGTCGAGCCCGCAGATGCTGGTCGTTCAGAACATGCCGGCGGCGGGAGACGCATGA
- a CDS encoding MFS transporter: MASTDSLSKAPAQSSPVDPGSISARLDRLPPTRTVWKLVVLLSLGFFFELYDLLYSGYVAPGLVKSGILSATTHGLFGTTGVASFIAALFSGLFIGTIACGFLADRFGRRAIFTWSLLWYTAANVVMAFQDTAAGLNFWRFVVGLGLGVEMVTIGTYISELVPKQIRGRAFACEQAVGFVAVPVVAFLAYLLVPHAPFGLDGWRWVVLIGAHGALFVWWIRRELPESPRWLAQQGRVDEADRIMRALEAKVEAEYGRPLPPPAPAEPVPPRGSFRDMWVPPYRSRTIMMTIFNVFQTVGFYGFANWVPTLLIKQGITITSSLMYSSVIALAAPIGPLIGLVIADRFERKSVIVAMAAAIVVCGLLFSQTTVGAFLIVLGIGLTLASNIMSYSFHAYQAELFPTSIRARAVGFVYSWSRFSAIFSSFVIAAVLKGFGTFGVFAFIAGAMVIVMAAIGFMGPRTKGIALETISK; encoded by the coding sequence ATGGCCTCAACGGACAGCCTCTCGAAGGCACCTGCCCAATCCTCACCCGTCGACCCAGGCTCCATCTCGGCACGCCTCGACCGCCTGCCGCCCACCCGCACCGTCTGGAAGCTCGTCGTCCTGCTGAGCCTCGGTTTCTTCTTCGAGCTCTACGACCTGCTCTATAGCGGCTACGTCGCCCCCGGCCTCGTGAAAAGCGGGATTCTCTCCGCGACGACGCACGGCCTGTTCGGCACCACGGGCGTCGCGAGCTTCATCGCCGCGCTGTTCTCCGGGCTCTTCATCGGCACGATCGCGTGCGGCTTTCTCGCCGACCGCTTCGGCCGCCGCGCGATCTTCACGTGGTCGCTGCTGTGGTACACGGCCGCCAACGTCGTGATGGCATTCCAGGACACCGCCGCCGGGCTCAACTTCTGGCGCTTCGTCGTCGGTCTCGGCCTCGGCGTCGAGATGGTGACGATCGGTACGTACATCTCCGAACTCGTCCCGAAGCAGATTCGCGGCCGCGCATTTGCGTGCGAGCAGGCGGTCGGGTTCGTCGCGGTGCCGGTGGTCGCGTTTCTCGCATACCTGCTCGTGCCGCACGCACCGTTCGGCCTTGATGGCTGGCGCTGGGTCGTGCTGATCGGCGCGCACGGCGCGCTGTTCGTGTGGTGGATTCGCCGCGAACTGCCGGAAAGCCCGCGCTGGCTCGCGCAGCAGGGCCGGGTCGACGAAGCCGATCGCATCATGCGCGCGCTCGAGGCGAAGGTCGAAGCCGAATATGGCCGCCCGTTGCCGCCGCCCGCGCCCGCCGAACCCGTGCCGCCGCGCGGCAGCTTCCGCGACATGTGGGTGCCGCCGTATCGCAGCCGCACGATCATGATGACCATCTTCAACGTGTTCCAGACGGTCGGCTTCTACGGCTTCGCGAACTGGGTGCCGACGCTGCTGATCAAGCAGGGCATCACGATCACGTCGAGCCTGATGTATTCGAGCGTGATCGCGCTCGCCGCGCCGATCGGCCCGCTGATCGGGCTCGTGATCGCCGATCGCTTCGAGCGCAAGTCGGTGATCGTCGCGATGGCGGCGGCGATCGTCGTCTGCGGGCTGCTGTTCAGCCAGACGACGGTGGGCGCATTCCTGATCGTGCTCGGCATCGGTCTCACGCTCGCCAGCAACATCATGTCGTACAGCTTCCACGCTTATCAGGCCGAGCTGTTCCCGACGTCGATCCGCGCACGGGCCGTCGGCTTCGTCTATTCGTGGAGCCGCTTCTCGGCGATCTTCTCGTCGTTCGTGATCGCGGCCGTGCTGAAGGGTTTCGGCACCTTCGGCGTGTTCGCGTTCATCGCGGGCGCGATGGTGATCGTGATGGCCGCGATCGGGTTCATGGGGCCGCGCACGAAGGGCATTGCGCTCGAAACCATCTCGAAGTAA
- a CDS encoding porin, translated as MKTLYKLAPLAMLGAFATHACAQSSITLYGLISAGVGFATNQGGKNAWQALSGTNQNPRWGLKGKEDLGQGLSAIFQLENGFNVMTGTAAQNGREFGRMAYVGLSDRTYGSLTFGRQYDAIHDYIGPVIIASNGVNIGDNDNGYNDIRVQNSVKYVSPVYYGLKFTALYGFSNATGFANNSAYSFGLGYEQGPLRWSAVYAQYNHPYSATNQDGAIANDYASPLLIFSKSAMSPAAYASRQRIAGTGGFYTIGRAQFAAMFTDVRYDYLDNTHLHLQNLGVNVVYTMTPQLFLGAAYAFTNGKYDVIDKRPKWHQVNLQADYYLSKRTDVALTVIAQQAAGDADHAQIFAYARSTSTRQMMATVGVRHVF; from the coding sequence ATGAAAACTCTCTACAAGCTCGCCCCGCTCGCGATGCTCGGCGCCTTCGCGACGCATGCCTGTGCGCAAAGCAGCATCACGCTGTACGGTCTCATCTCGGCCGGTGTCGGGTTCGCGACCAACCAGGGCGGCAAGAACGCCTGGCAGGCGCTGTCCGGCACGAACCAGAACCCGCGCTGGGGGCTGAAGGGCAAGGAGGATCTCGGGCAGGGGCTGTCCGCGATCTTCCAGCTGGAGAACGGCTTCAACGTGATGACGGGCACGGCCGCGCAGAACGGCCGCGAGTTCGGGCGGATGGCCTATGTGGGCCTCTCCGACCGCACCTACGGCTCGCTGACGTTCGGCCGCCAGTACGACGCGATCCACGACTACATCGGGCCGGTGATCATCGCGAGCAACGGCGTGAACATCGGCGACAACGACAACGGCTACAACGACATCCGCGTGCAGAACTCGGTGAAGTACGTGAGCCCCGTCTACTACGGCCTGAAATTCACCGCGCTGTACGGCTTCAGCAACGCGACCGGCTTCGCGAACAACAGCGCGTACAGCTTCGGGCTCGGCTACGAGCAGGGGCCGCTGCGCTGGAGCGCGGTCTACGCGCAGTACAACCACCCGTACAGCGCAACGAACCAGGACGGCGCGATCGCGAACGACTATGCGTCGCCGCTGCTGATCTTCAGCAAGAGCGCGATGTCGCCTGCGGCCTACGCGAGCCGGCAGCGGATCGCGGGCACGGGCGGCTTCTACACGATCGGCCGCGCGCAGTTCGCGGCGATGTTTACCGACGTGCGCTACGATTACCTCGACAATACGCACCTGCACCTGCAGAACCTCGGCGTGAACGTCGTCTACACGATGACACCGCAGCTCTTCCTCGGCGCCGCGTATGCGTTCACAAACGGCAAGTACGACGTGATCGACAAGCGGCCGAAATGGCACCAGGTGAACCTGCAGGCCGATTACTACCTGTCGAAACGCACCGACGTCGCGCTGACGGTGATCGCGCAGCAGGCGGCCGGCGACGCGGACCATGCGCAGATCTTTGCGTACGCACGCTCGACCAGCACGCGCCAGATGATGGCGACGGTCGGCGTCCGGCATGTTTTCTGA
- a CDS encoding nucleoside hydrolase: protein MTHSIASRRTFLKLSAALAGTALLPETGAFAAGGDAARRTVIIDTDPGQDDAIAILFALGAQDRLDVRALTAVAGNVPLDLTERNARIIRDWAARTKTLPVYAGCPRPLVRDLVTAANVHGKTGLEGVELHEPRAPLAGGHAVSYLVDTLSRAAPGSVTLCALGPLTNIATALVEAPQIRGALREIVLMGGAFFERGNITPAAEFNIYVDPQAAEVVFGSGVPIVVLPRDVAVKAPITPARVAPFRALGNRCGTIVADIMDAELAYNKKRRGVEDAPMYDPTAVGYLVDPTLFGGRKVNVMVETTGQWTLGETVVDWNGRSGRTANATWINEVDADRFYAALVERIAKLP from the coding sequence ATGACCCATTCGATCGCATCCCGCCGCACCTTCCTGAAACTGTCCGCCGCGCTGGCCGGCACCGCGCTGCTGCCCGAAACGGGCGCGTTCGCGGCCGGCGGCGACGCCGCGCGCCGCACGGTGATCATCGATACCGACCCGGGGCAGGACGACGCCATCGCGATCCTGTTCGCGCTGGGCGCGCAGGACCGGCTCGACGTACGCGCGCTGACCGCCGTCGCGGGCAACGTGCCGCTCGACCTGACCGAACGCAATGCGCGGATCATCCGCGACTGGGCCGCCCGCACGAAGACGCTGCCCGTCTACGCAGGCTGCCCGCGTCCGCTCGTGCGCGACCTCGTGACGGCCGCGAACGTACACGGCAAGACCGGTCTCGAAGGTGTCGAGCTGCACGAGCCGCGCGCGCCGCTTGCCGGCGGCCATGCTGTGTCGTATCTCGTCGATACGCTGAGCCGCGCAGCGCCGGGGAGCGTGACGCTGTGCGCGCTCGGCCCGTTGACGAACATCGCGACCGCGCTGGTCGAAGCGCCGCAGATTCGCGGCGCACTGCGCGAAATCGTGCTGATGGGCGGCGCGTTCTTCGAACGCGGCAACATTACGCCGGCCGCCGAATTCAACATCTACGTCGATCCGCAGGCGGCCGAAGTCGTATTCGGCAGCGGCGTGCCGATCGTCGTGCTGCCGCGCGACGTCGCGGTAAAGGCGCCGATCACGCCGGCGCGCGTCGCGCCGTTCCGCGCGCTCGGCAACCGTTGCGGCACGATCGTTGCCGACATCATGGATGCCGAGCTCGCGTACAACAAGAAGCGGCGCGGCGTCGAAGACGCACCGATGTACGACCCGACGGCGGTCGGCTATCTCGTCGATCCGACGCTGTTCGGTGGCCGCAAGGTGAACGTGATGGTCGAGACGACCGGGCAGTGGACGCTCGGCGAGACCGTCGTCGACTGGAACGGACGCAGCGGCCGAACGGCGAATGCGACGTGGATCAACGAGGTCGACGCGGACCGCTTCTACGCAGCACTCGTCGAGCGCATTGCGAAGCTGCCCTGA
- a CDS encoding LysR family transcriptional regulator — protein sequence MSSDRSSLLPALTLRQVQHFVVLAHARSFTQAAQALSLTQPALTASIRQIEFLLGGRLFARSAHRLTLTSAGEAVLPLAERLLNQARGTFDDMTRLIGERIQTVRIAFIPSVAGRLLPALNALRDAHPTLRFTLTDLPNSALVEAVRDSVADLGIGVREPDSDDGTLRYRQLFEDEIVIVVRHDDPLARAKSVTWAKLVDRELAVFVRGSVSESLHRTGGAEKLRLNVTYRMEYTEPLYALARNGLATAVLPSLYTMHLHDPELVALRVDKPRVTRAISLISLAGDDRGPHVRACREWIAKHI from the coding sequence ATGTCGTCCGACCGCTCGTCGCTGCTGCCCGCGCTCACGCTGCGGCAGGTCCAGCACTTCGTGGTACTTGCCCACGCACGCAGCTTCACGCAAGCCGCGCAGGCGCTGTCGCTCACGCAGCCCGCGCTCACCGCGTCGATCCGCCAGATCGAGTTCCTGCTCGGCGGGCGCCTGTTCGCGCGCTCCGCGCACCGGCTCACGCTCACTTCTGCCGGCGAAGCCGTGCTGCCGCTCGCCGAACGCCTGCTCAACCAGGCACGCGGCACCTTCGACGACATGACGCGGCTCATCGGCGAACGCATCCAGACCGTGCGCATCGCCTTCATCCCGTCGGTCGCGGGCCGCCTGCTGCCCGCGCTCAACGCACTGCGCGACGCGCACCCGACGCTGCGCTTCACGCTCACCGACCTGCCGAACAGCGCGCTCGTCGAAGCCGTGCGCGACAGCGTCGCCGATCTCGGCATCGGCGTGCGCGAGCCGGACAGCGACGACGGCACACTGCGCTACCGGCAGCTCTTCGAGGACGAGATCGTGATCGTCGTGCGGCATGACGATCCGCTCGCCCGCGCGAAGAGCGTCACGTGGGCGAAGCTCGTCGATCGCGAGCTCGCGGTGTTCGTGCGCGGCAGCGTCAGCGAATCGCTGCATCGCACCGGCGGCGCCGAGAAGCTGCGCCTGAACGTCACGTACCGGATGGAATACACCGAGCCGCTCTACGCGCTTGCGCGCAACGGCCTCGCGACCGCCGTGCTGCCGAGCCTCTACACGATGCATCTGCATGATCCCGAACTCGTTGCACTGCGCGTCGACAAGCCGCGCGTCACGCGCGCGATCTCGCTGATCTCGCTCGCCGGCGACGATCGCGGCCCGCACGTGCGGGCGTGCCGCGAGTGGATTGCGAAGCACATCTGA